The proteins below come from a single Natrinema sp. SYSU A 869 genomic window:
- a CDS encoding PQQ-binding-like beta-propeller repeat protein, whose protein sequence is MPSTRRTLLRCVGATGASVALAGCSQLSRLRGPDEPPPSGVDRLPDPGNSARGATGDWSTFGCNAANTREVGDGEAPVDGVTERWRVEVPQFTHQAPVVAGGRVYQPDADTLRVLDAAEGTELWTVEGVGTVPLIWNDVAYVSTGAAIRALEADTGEQLWERELETPGRVTVPSTRAGEQLVCGAGERVVALEPDDGTIQWDREVFGQVQDHPAVFMVHWFVIATQAGMVYLLDRDGMGGRRWQLPAEPTAPPSADTDSVYVNCRNGTTYTLMGDGVGLSDSGINWRVDTGWADRGIAVADDLVLVANGQELQAVDTESGERHWEYDIGDWRHTAPAYGRDTVFVGGDRLHALDPTPGDSPGGGPAVRFEREFAGRVGPGPVLDDGTIYVVAQVDDETYALLALK, encoded by the coding sequence GTCGACCGTCTACCGGATCCCGGGAACAGCGCTCGCGGGGCCACTGGCGACTGGTCGACGTTCGGCTGCAACGCGGCTAACACCCGCGAGGTCGGTGATGGCGAGGCCCCGGTCGATGGCGTCACCGAGCGCTGGCGCGTAGAGGTCCCACAATTCACCCATCAGGCACCCGTCGTCGCCGGCGGGCGCGTCTATCAACCCGACGCGGACACGCTCCGGGTCCTCGACGCCGCCGAGGGAACGGAACTGTGGACGGTCGAGGGCGTCGGGACAGTGCCGCTGATCTGGAACGATGTCGCCTACGTTTCGACCGGGGCCGCGATTCGCGCGCTCGAGGCCGACACCGGCGAGCAACTGTGGGAACGGGAACTCGAGACACCCGGGCGAGTGACGGTGCCCTCGACGCGCGCCGGAGAGCAACTCGTCTGCGGCGCGGGGGAACGAGTCGTCGCGCTCGAGCCCGACGACGGGACGATCCAGTGGGACCGCGAGGTCTTCGGACAGGTCCAGGACCATCCTGCCGTCTTCATGGTACACTGGTTCGTAATCGCTACTCAAGCCGGGATGGTGTATCTGTTGGACAGGGACGGAATGGGCGGACGACGGTGGCAACTACCTGCCGAGCCGACGGCGCCGCCCAGCGCGGACACTGACTCGGTCTACGTCAACTGCAGAAACGGAACTACGTACACGTTGATGGGCGATGGGGTTGGGCTCTCGGACTCGGGGATCAACTGGCGGGTCGATACCGGCTGGGCCGACCGCGGGATCGCTGTGGCCGACGATCTCGTCCTCGTCGCAAACGGGCAGGAGCTTCAGGCCGTCGATACCGAATCCGGAGAGCGGCACTGGGAATACGACATCGGTGACTGGCGACACACCGCACCGGCGTACGGTCGCGACACTGTCTTCGTCGGCGGCGATCGCCTCCACGCTCTGGACCCGACACCGGGAGACAGTCCAGGCGGCGGCCCTGCAGTCCGGTTCGAGCGAGAGTTCGCTGGACGCGTCGGCCCTGGACCGGTTCTCGACGACGGCACGATCTACGTCGTCGCGCAGGTCGACGACGAGACGTACGCCCTATTGGCACTGAAGTGA